In Zingiber officinale cultivar Zhangliang chromosome 1A, Zo_v1.1, whole genome shotgun sequence, a genomic segment contains:
- the LOC122038095 gene encoding cytochrome P450 93A3-like, translated as MESTDQMRFFAVPVVLLVLSFLFLSSRCRRRTQHLPPSPISLPIIGHLHLLAPIPHQSLHKLSQRQRLGDIFSFRLGSVPCVAVSSASTAREILRTQELAFSNRPMSKAVSYLTYGSSDFSFAPYGSFWKFMKKLCVSELLGGRTLDLLLPIRREEVVAFVRTLYDKSKEGRTTVDMGGELVRLTNNVISRMTMSRRCSGSEGESEEVRKIVAEVAELTGKFNLADYIGICKNWDLQGLDKRMEDVHRRFDSMMERILKEKEASRTKRGGGIKDLLDILIDISEDASAEVRLSRENIKAFALDIFVAGTDTSAITIEWALAELINHPNILRKARDEIEAVIGKERLVAESDLANLPYLQAIIKETLRLHPTGPMIARQSDRDAKIKGYDVPANTTVFVNVWAIGRDPTQWSEPLEFRPERFTEEGGHSVDVRGQHFELIPFGSGRRACPGMSLALQLVQSTLGAMIQCFDWEAEGGGTVDMAEGLGLTLPRAKPLVCTLVPRLKPLPLD; from the coding sequence ATGGAATCGACAGATCAGATGCGGTTCTTTGCTGTTCCCGTCGTCTTGCTCGTCCTCTCTTTCTTATTCCTCAGCTCCCGATGCCGGCGGCGAACTCAGCATCTCCCGCCGAGCCCAATCAGCCTGCCCATAATcggccacctccacctcctcgcgCCGATCCCCCACCAATCCCTTCACAAGCTCTCCCAGCGCCAGCGCCTAGGCGACATCTTCAGCTTCCGCCTCGGATCCGTCCCCTGTGTGGCGGTCTCCTCCGCCTCCACTGCCAGAGAGATCCTGAGGACGCAGGAGTTGGCCTTCTCCAACCGCCCCATGTCCAAAGCCGTGAGCTACCTCACCTACGGCTCCTCAGATTTCTCCTTCGCGCCCTACGGATCTTTCTGGAAGTTCATGAAAAAGCTCTGCGTGTCGGAGCTCCTCGGAGGTCGGACTCTTGACCTGCTCCTCCCCATCCGACGGGAAGAGGTGGTCGCTTTCGTTCGAACCTTGTACGACAAGTCCAAGGAAGGAAGAACCACCGTCGACATGGGCGGCGAGCTGGTAAGGCTCACCAACAACGTGATCTCCCGTATGACGATGAGCCGTCGGTGCTCTGGGTCGGAGGGAGAGTCGGAGGAAGTCAGGAAGATAGTGGCGGAGGTGGCCGAGCTGACCGGCAAGTTCAATTTGGCAGATTATATTGGAATCTGCAAGAATTGGGACTTGCAGGGTTTAGATAAGAGGATGGAGGACGTCCACCGGAGGTTCGATAGCATGATGGAGAGGATCTTGAAGGAGAAGGAGGCGTCAAGGACAAAACGAGGAGGCGGAATCAAGGATTTGCTGGATATATTAATTGATATCTCAGAGGATGCCAGCGCAGAAGTGAGATTGAGTAGAGAAAATATCAAAGCCTTCGCGTTGGATATCTTCGTCGCCGGCACCGACACCTCGGCCATCACCATAGAGTGGGCGCTGGCGGAGCTCATCAACCACCCGAACATCCTGCGCAAGGCACGAGACGAGATCGAAGCAGTGATCGGCAAGGAAAGGCTGGTGGCGGAGTCCGACTTGGCCAATCTCCCTTACCTGCAGGCCATTATCAAGGAGACTCTGAGGCTGCACCCCACTGGCCCGATGATCGCACGACAATCGGACAGGGACGCCAAGATCAAAGGCTACGACGTTCCGGCGAACACGACGGTCTTTGTCAACGTGTGGGCCATCGGGAGGGACCCGACGCAATGGTCGGAGCCACTGGAGTTCCGGCCGGAGAGGTTCACGGAGGAGGGCGGGCACTCTGTGGATGTCCGGGGGCAGCACTTTGAGCTAATACCGTTCGGGAGCGGACGGAGAGCTTGTCCAGGGATGTCCCTGGCGCTGCAACTGGTACAGTCTACGCTTGGAGCGATGATACAGTGCTTCGATTGGGAGGCGGAGGGTGGAGGGACGGTCGACATGGCTGAAGGTCTGGGCCTAACGCTTCCCAGGGCAAAACCACTGGTCTGCACGCTGGTACCGCGGTTGAAGCCACTACCGTTGGACTAG